The following coding sequences lie in one Oryza brachyantha chromosome 10, ObraRS2, whole genome shotgun sequence genomic window:
- the LOC102709494 gene encoding F-box/kelch-repeat protein At1g55270-like, with protein MDSAARASRSQAPPPPPAAGIRVRAPLVESVSCYCRLDTGLKTVVDARKFVPGAKMCMQPDVKPNKRKSRGSRKERCRTQAPLLPGLPDDLAIACLIRVPRVEHPNLRMVCKRWNRLLSGNYYYSLRKKNGMAEEWVYVFKRDREGKISWHAFDPLHQLWKSLPPVPAEYSEALGFGCAVLSGCYLYLFGGKDPLRGSMRRVVFYNARTNKWHRAPDMLRKRHFFGSCVINNCLYVAGGECEGIQRTLPSAEVYDPNRNRWACIAEMNNGMVPFIGVVYDGKWFLKGLDSHRQVTSEVYLPSSNLWSTIDDEMVTGWRNPSITFNGKLYSSDCRDGCKLRVYDPNTGTWAKFMDSKHHLGSSRAFEAAALVTLNGKLCIVRNNMSITLVDISDPTMSIETDSARMWETVARKSQHRSFVANLWSTIAGRNLKSHIIHCQVLQV; from the exons ATggactcggcggcgagggcctcccgctcccaggcgccgccgccgccgcccgccgccgggaTCCGCGTCCGCGCGCCGCTG GTGGAATCTGTCTCATGCTACTGCAGATTAGATACTGGTCTGAAAACCGTTGTTGATGCTAGAAAGTTTGTTCCTGGAGCAAAGATGTGCATGCAACCTGATGTCAAACCCAACAAGCGCAAATCAAGGGGCTCTCGGAAGGAGAGGTGCCGAACTCAGGCACCACTTTTGCCTGGTCTTCCTGATGACCTTGCTATTGCTTGTCTCATACGGGTTCCTCGAGTTGAACACCCCAATCTTCGAATGGTTTGCAAAAGATGGAATCGTCTCTTGTCTGGGAACTACTATTATTCCTTGCGCAAGAAAAATGGGATGGCAGAAGAATGGGTTTATGTCTTTAAAAGGGACCGTGAAGGAAAGATATCCTGGCATGCCTTTGACCCACTGCACCAGCTATGGAAGTCGCTGCCACCAGTTCCAGCGGAGTATTCAGAAGCATTAGGCTTTGGGTGTGCTGTTCTCAGTGGTTGCTATCTGTATTTATTTGGTGGTAAGGATCCTCTGAGGGGCTCTATGAGGCGCGTCGTATTTTACAATGCTCGGACAAACAAATGGCACCGAGCTCCAGATATGTTACGGAAACGACacttttttggttcttgtgtcaTAAACAATTGCCTGTATGTTGCTGGTGGGGAGTGTGAAGGAATACAAAGGACACTCCCATCTGCTGAAGTTTATGATCCAAATAGGAACAGATGGGCTTGCATTGCTGAAATGAACAATGGGATGGTGCCTTTCATTGGAGTTGTATATGATGGCAAGTGGTTCCTAAAAGGGCTTGATTCCCATCGCCAAGTGACGAGTGAAGTCTACCTACCATCATCCAATTTGTGGTCAACCATTGATGATGAAATGGTTACAGGCTGGCGAAACCCAAGCATTACATTCAATGGAAAGCTCTATTCATCTGATTGTCGAGATGGCTGCAAGCTTAGAGTGTATGATCCAAACACAGGAACGTGGGCAAAGTTCATGGACAGCAAGCACCACCTGGGCAGCTCACGTGCCTTTGAAGCTGCAGCGTTGGTGACACTGAATGGGAAGCTTTGCATTGTCCGCAACAACATGAGCATCACCCTTGTTGACATATCCGACCCAACGATGAGTATTGAGACTGATAGTGCACGCATGTGGGAGACTGTTGCTCGGAAGAGCCAGCATAGGTCGTTTGTGGCTAACCTGTGGTCAACAATTGCAGGAAGGAACCTGAAGAGCCACATTATCCATTGTCAAGTGTTGCAGGTTTGA